From the Ctenopharyngodon idella isolate HZGC_01 chromosome 3, HZGC01, whole genome shotgun sequence genome, one window contains:
- the dctn5 gene encoding dynactin subunit 5 has product MELCEILYNKAEYIETASGNKVSRQSVLCGSQNIVLNGKTIVMNDCIIRGDLANVRVGRHCVIKSRSVIRPPFKKFSKGVAFFPLHIGDHVFIEEDCVVNAAQIGSYVHIGKNCVIGRRCVLKDCCKILDNTVLPPETVVPPFTVFSGCPGLFSGELPECTQELMIDVTKSYYQKFLPLSQI; this is encoded by the exons ATGGAGctgtgtgaaatattatacaACAAGGCTGAATACATCGAGACG GCATCAGGCAACAAAGTCAGCAGACAGTCGGTGCTTTGCGGCAGTCAAAACATCGTCCTCAATGGAAAA ACTATCGTGATGAATGACTGTATCATCAGAGGAGATCTTGCTAATGTCAGAGTTGGCCGCCACTGTGTCATTAAAAGTCGTAGTGTGATCAGACCGCCGTTTAAAAAATTCAGCAAAGG CGTGGCTTTCTTCCCCTTGCATATTGGGGACCATGTGTTCATAGAGGAGGACTGTGTTGTGAACGCTGCTCAGATTGGATCATATGTCCACATTGGCAAGAACTGTGTGATT GGTCGACGCTGTGTCTTGAAGGACTGTTGTAAGATATTGGATAATACTGTCCTTCCCCCAGAGACAGTGGTTCCTCCATTTACAGTTTTCTCTGGCTGTCCAG GTTTATTTTCAGGAGAGCTCCCTGAATGTACACAGGAACTGATGATCGACGTTACCAAGAGTTACTACCAGAAATTCCTCCCTCTCAGCCAGATCTAG
- the ndufab1b gene encoding NADH:ubiquinone oxidoreductase subunit AB1b, with translation MASRALAHCMRSVARASARLNHGNVLTRSACAPLASNQRALSVLSCGQRTRWTDLVRISDPSVHLCRHYGDLPPLTLENIKDRVMYVLKLYDKINPDKLQTSSHFMKDLGLDSLDQVEIIMAMEDEFGFEIPDAEAEKLMTPEEIVQYIADKKDVCE, from the exons ATGGCGTCCCGTGCGCTTGCACACTGTATGCGCTCCGTCGCTCGCGCCTCTGCAAGGTTAAATCATGGCAACGTGCTAACAAGATCCGCCTGCGCGCCGCTAGCCTCAAACCAGCGCGCGCTCTCTGTCCTTTCATGCGGCCAGCGGACGAGGTGGACTGACCTAGTGCGG ATTTCAGACCCGTCTGTTCATCTGTGTCGGCATTACGGTGATCTTCCACCCCTCACTTTAGAGAACATCAAAGACCGTGTTATGTACGTCCTTAAACTGTATGATAAGATCAATCCAGATAAG CTTCAAACATCGTCTCATTTCATGAAAGACCTGGGGCTGGACAGCTTGGACCAGGTGGAGATTATAATGGCTATGGAAGATGAGTTCG GATTTGAGATCCCAGATGCAGAGGCGGAGAAGCTTATGACTCCTGAGGAGATCGTACAGTACATTGCAGATAAAAAAGATGTGTGTGAATAG
- the rpusd1 gene encoding RNA pseudouridylate synthase domain-containing protein 1 has product MIHNQHAAQQQLKQEIETMEPASLENLCVLYHSANYIVVNKHWDIRIDSKMWYEKQTVQSQLKHRFPELADPDTYYGFRFCHQLDFSTSGALCVALNKAAAGHAYRCFKDRLVTKAYLALVRGVVAEEKMTLDFAIGKNTTEGKTHMMCTEGTEGCENPKPCQTELTVLEYGAYDGDPVTKVLLQPLTGRTHQLRVHCSAIGHPIVGDYTYSLRTDNAPYRMMLHAYFLHIPLENEPIHVIAPDPFIPSLDLKWAPQRCVNILEDLLKNILTKPQAEIQEEPEPVHKRSSPVESEEQQAQCQQWLCEWNLD; this is encoded by the exons ATGATCCACAACCAGCATGCTGCACAACAACAGTTAAAGcag GAGATAGAGACCATGGAGCCTGCGAGTCTGGAAAACTTGTGTGTTTTGTACCACAGTGCAAACTATATAGTTGTCAACAAACACTGGGACATCCGTATTGACAGCAAAATGTGGTATGAGAAGCAGACTGTTCAAAGTCAGCTGAAGCATCGCTTCCCAGAACTTGCAGATCCTGACACCTACTACGGATTCAG GTTTTGCCATCAGTTGGATTTCTCTACCAGTGGTGCTTTGTGTGTAGCACTGAACAAGGCAGCAGCAGGACATGCGTACCGCTGTTTTAAAGACAGACTTGTTACCAAAGCTTATCTTGCTTTG GTCCGTGGTGTTGTGGCTGAGGAGAAAATGACCCTGGACTTTGCGATAGGCAAGAACACAACAGAGGGCAAGACCCATATGATGTGCACTGAAGGAACAGAAG GTTGTGAGAATCCCAAGCCTTGCCAAACAGAGCTCACTGTTTTAGAGTATGGAGCATATGATGGAGATCCAGTCACAAAAGTGCTTCTACAGCCTCTGACAG GACGGACGCACCAGCTCCGAGTGCACTGCAGTGCCATTGGTCACCCCATAGTGGGCGACTATACCTACAGTCTACGCACAGACAATGCTCCGTATCGCATGATGCTGCACGCCTACTTCCTCCACATTCCACTAGAGAATGAACCCATCCATGTCATAGCCCCAGATCCCTTTATACCCAGCCTCGACCTCAAATGGGCACCACAAAGATGTGTGAACATTCTGGAGGATTTACTGAAGAATATTTTAACAAAGCCACAAGCTGAGATCCAAGAAGAACCAGAGCCAGTGCACAAGAGGAGCAGCCCAGTGGAGAGTGAGGAGCAACAGGCACAGTGTCAGCAGTGGTTATGTGAATGGAATCTGGACTGA